Proteins from a genomic interval of Niabella soli DSM 19437:
- the ku gene encoding non-homologous end joining protein Ku translates to MKAIWTGAIGFGLVNIPVKLYSATEESSLDLDMLDKKDHSHIKFKRVNEKTGKEVAWTDIIKGFNYKGKYVVLDDKDFEKAQPEKTKIISIDQFVKAEEIDSVYYETPYFVEPQKNGEAAYALLRDALVKTGMVGLGTFVMRNKEVLGLLKPYTDLIIFQRLRFAEELRKADDLAIPKRNVKPAELKMAVTLIEQLSQKLNIAAYKDTYSEKLMKIIESKAKGRKINVPEMKIVYNKSQDLMEQLKASLSAKKKVS, encoded by the coding sequence ATGAAAGCAATCTGGACGGGCGCCATTGGTTTTGGCCTGGTTAATATTCCGGTAAAACTGTATTCGGCCACTGAAGAAAGCAGCCTGGATCTGGATATGCTGGATAAAAAAGACCACAGTCATATCAAATTCAAACGGGTTAATGAAAAAACCGGGAAAGAAGTAGCGTGGACGGATATTATAAAAGGGTTTAACTATAAGGGAAAGTATGTAGTGCTGGATGATAAAGATTTTGAAAAAGCTCAGCCTGAAAAAACAAAAATCATTTCCATAGACCAGTTTGTAAAAGCAGAAGAGATTGACAGCGTTTATTATGAAACGCCCTATTTTGTGGAGCCCCAGAAGAACGGGGAAGCCGCCTATGCGTTACTGAGGGATGCTTTGGTAAAAACGGGGATGGTGGGTTTAGGTACTTTTGTAATGCGGAACAAAGAAGTGCTGGGCCTGCTAAAACCCTATACGGACCTGATCATTTTTCAACGTCTCCGGTTTGCGGAGGAATTGCGAAAAGCCGATGACCTCGCTATTCCCAAGCGAAACGTAAAACCAGCGGAGTTAAAAATGGCGGTAACGCTCATAGAACAGTTGTCGCAAAAATTGAACATAGCCGCCTATAAAGATACTTATTCTGAAAAGCTTATGAAGATCATTGAATCAAAAGCAAAAGGCAGGAAGATAAACGTTCCGGAAATGAAGATCGTATACAACAAATCCCAGGACCTGATGGAACAGTTAAAAGCCAGTCTTTCTGCAAAGAAAAAAGTTTCGTAA
- a CDS encoding SRPBCC family protein, whose protein sequence is MSDNKVSFHRVLKASPEKVYRAFTDALAIASWLPPYGFLCTVHEMNAQVGGTYKMSFQNFTTGHSHSFGGTYLELKPNEFLKYTDQFDDPNMPGVMTTTVWLQKTSVGTDLKVEQEGIPAMIPVEMCYLGWQESLEKLTKLVEPEIPDA, encoded by the coding sequence ATGTCAGACAACAAAGTTTCATTCCACCGGGTGCTTAAAGCATCCCCCGAAAAAGTATACCGCGCTTTTACCGACGCGCTGGCGATCGCCTCCTGGCTGCCGCCTTATGGTTTCCTTTGCACCGTGCACGAAATGAATGCGCAGGTGGGCGGAACCTATAAAATGTCGTTCCAGAATTTTACAACGGGCCATAGTCATTCCTTTGGTGGAACGTATTTGGAACTCAAACCCAATGAGTTTTTAAAATATACCGACCAGTTTGACGATCCTAATATGCCCGGAGTGATGACGACTACTGTTTGGCTGCAGAAAACATCAGTGGGCACAGACCTGAAAGTGGAGCAGGAAGGTATACCTGCCATGATACCTGTGGAAATGTGTTACCTGGGTTGGCAGGAATCATTAGAAAAGCTCACCAAGCTGGTGGAGCCCGAAATACCGGACGCTTAA
- the ligD gene encoding DNA ligase D produces the protein MPLKKYNTKRDFSQTAEPRGIKKTGGRKLHFVVQRHDATRLHYDFRLEMAGVLKSWAVPKGPSLNPADKRLAVMVEDHPYAYRKFEGTIPKGNYGAGNVEIWDEGTYTALEQQPGKNDEAVLLQELKNGSLKFVLHGKKLNGEFALVRMKNATEDNAWLLIKHKDAFAVNGAYDAERSPRKQAARTVKASSNIPAPKKQPAPQGPLVKKKATPLPVSTEKKHRHYIKPMLATIADKPFTDKDWVFEIKWDGYRAIAETGKKLRLYSRNGLNFANRYGVLAQALAQQQHEMILDGEIVAYNKEGMPDFQTLQHFEEAPDMPLTYQVFDLLHLNGHSTEALPLLQRKELLKEALNENAVIKYCDHVVKDGEKFFRAIQKKNLEGMIAKSATSVYAEGIRTTSWLKIKHHHTEEVVIAGYTAPRGSRKKFGALILGRYDEGKLVYAGHTGTGFDERSLTELYEKMQPLVTERSPFAHTPQTNMPAVWLRPSLVCNIKFSQLTKDHIFRQPVFQGLREDKAATEIVIPKNEVVMADKKTAQPGSPAQNEYNIKEGRKTIKLTNQHKIYWPEDGFTKGDLIAYYNVTAPVILPYLKDRPESLNRYPNGITGESFYQKDAGDAVPEWIKTIQIYSESTKKEIDYIICNDRAALLYLANLGCIELNPWNSTAKKPDTPTYMIIDIDPSKDNTFDQVIDAALATKQILDDCGAPAFCKTSGATGLHIYVPLGNKYTYEQVKDFAHLVALHVTELLPDSTTLERNLKKRGTQKIYIDHLQNRRGQTVASAYSVRPRPGATVSAPLHWKEVKPGLMPQQFTLQTMQHRLAKTGDLFAPVLGKGIDMLKCLKKISG, from the coding sequence ATGCCGCTAAAAAAATATAATACCAAAAGGGATTTTTCCCAAACCGCCGAACCCAGAGGAATAAAAAAAACCGGGGGCAGGAAACTGCATTTTGTAGTACAGCGTCATGATGCCACCCGGCTGCATTACGATTTCCGGCTGGAAATGGCTGGTGTGCTTAAAAGCTGGGCCGTACCCAAAGGACCTTCCCTGAATCCGGCCGACAAAAGGTTGGCGGTAATGGTTGAAGACCACCCGTATGCCTACCGGAAATTTGAAGGCACTATTCCAAAGGGTAATTATGGCGCAGGAAACGTTGAAATATGGGACGAAGGAACTTATACCGCGCTGGAGCAGCAACCGGGGAAAAATGATGAGGCGGTTTTATTGCAGGAGCTTAAAAACGGGTCCCTGAAATTCGTTCTGCATGGGAAAAAATTAAACGGGGAATTTGCGTTGGTCCGCATGAAAAACGCGACGGAAGACAACGCCTGGCTATTGATAAAGCATAAGGATGCCTTTGCCGTTAACGGAGCGTACGACGCGGAGCGTTCGCCCAGAAAACAGGCGGCCAGAACAGTAAAAGCAAGCAGCAATATTCCGGCCCCAAAAAAACAACCAGCACCACAAGGGCCGCTCGTAAAAAAAAAAGCAACGCCCCTACCCGTCTCCACTGAGAAAAAACACCGCCATTATATAAAACCTATGTTGGCGACCATTGCAGATAAACCCTTTACAGATAAAGATTGGGTATTTGAAATTAAATGGGATGGCTACCGGGCGATAGCCGAAACAGGTAAAAAACTCAGGCTTTACTCGCGCAACGGTCTCAACTTTGCCAACCGGTACGGAGTACTGGCACAGGCCCTGGCGCAACAGCAACATGAAATGATATTAGATGGAGAAATTGTTGCCTACAACAAAGAAGGAATGCCCGATTTTCAAACCTTGCAGCATTTTGAAGAAGCACCGGATATGCCGCTAACCTACCAGGTATTTGATCTGCTACACCTCAACGGGCATAGTACAGAAGCGCTGCCGCTCCTGCAACGCAAGGAGCTGCTTAAAGAGGCCCTTAACGAAAATGCCGTCATTAAGTATTGCGATCATGTGGTAAAAGACGGTGAAAAATTCTTCAGGGCCATTCAAAAGAAAAACCTGGAAGGAATGATCGCCAAGAGCGCAACCAGCGTTTACGCGGAGGGAATAAGAACTACTTCCTGGCTAAAAATAAAACACCATCATACCGAGGAAGTTGTTATTGCGGGTTATACGGCCCCCAGGGGCTCCCGGAAAAAATTCGGAGCCTTAATTCTCGGCAGATATGACGAGGGGAAACTGGTGTATGCCGGTCACACCGGAACAGGTTTTGACGAGCGATCGCTAACCGAATTATATGAAAAAATGCAGCCGCTGGTAACGGAGCGGTCGCCGTTTGCCCACACTCCCCAAACCAATATGCCCGCTGTATGGCTGCGCCCCAGCCTGGTCTGCAACATTAAATTTTCCCAACTGACCAAAGATCATATCTTCAGGCAACCGGTCTTCCAGGGGCTCAGAGAAGACAAAGCGGCAACAGAAATTGTCATCCCTAAAAACGAAGTAGTTATGGCGGATAAAAAAACGGCGCAGCCCGGGTCACCGGCACAAAACGAATATAACATTAAAGAAGGCCGGAAAACGATAAAGCTCACTAACCAGCATAAAATTTACTGGCCCGAAGATGGTTTTACAAAAGGCGATCTTATCGCTTATTACAATGTAACAGCGCCCGTTATACTGCCTTATCTTAAAGACAGGCCCGAAAGCCTGAACCGTTATCCCAACGGCATCACCGGCGAAAGTTTTTATCAGAAAGATGCGGGGGATGCTGTTCCGGAGTGGATCAAAACCATTCAGATCTACTCTGAAAGCACAAAAAAAGAGATCGATTATATTATATGTAATGACCGGGCTGCGCTCCTGTACCTTGCCAACCTCGGCTGTATAGAATTAAACCCCTGGAACAGCACGGCAAAAAAACCGGATACTCCCACTTATATGATCATTGATATCGACCCTTCAAAAGATAATACCTTTGACCAGGTTATTGATGCCGCACTTGCCACTAAACAAATTTTAGATGATTGCGGAGCGCCGGCCTTTTGCAAAACATCCGGAGCCACCGGTCTGCATATATATGTACCGCTGGGCAATAAGTATACTTATGAACAGGTGAAAGACTTTGCGCATCTGGTTGCTTTGCATGTAACCGAACTACTACCGGATAGTACAACCCTTGAACGGAATCTTAAGAAAAGAGGTACGCAAAAAATATATATCGACCATCTTCAAAACCGGAGAGGGCAAACCGTTGCAAGCGCTTACAGCGTGCGGCCCCGGCCGGGAGCAACGGTATCGGCCCCTTTACACTGGAAGGAGGTAAAGCCCGGGCTTATGCCGCAGCAATTTACCCTACAAACCATGCAGCACCGGCTCGCTAAAACGGGCGATCTGTTTGCCCCGGTACTGGGCAAGGGCATCGATATGCTCAAATGCCTTAAAAAGATCAGCGGATAA
- a CDS encoding GH116 family glycosyl-hydrolase codes for MKQRNKKISRRAFIRKGGLAGAGLTLAAQLPVLAGSSSAGKKALPVRALYERGAATVYLKSKNELQYIGMPVGGINAGGMYLSGDGRLWLWDVFNLNQEGINPVDIPWKTSVQGELRKVRSRDGGSYIAPPKAKELRPLDQGFALKLEYEGKEQTRQLREEDWDEVRFEATYPVATITYSSKDIPVQAVLQAYSPFIPLDTDRSGLPVSVFTITIKNAGKHPVKATLAGWLENKAALHTAAVNRLGRKNTTFKEEQITGVYSTLEKTAFGNQQADKSFDYGTLCLAALDRDAVAIADIEAIDNARLFTSTTKVDQAVKAAQQTLTGSVITTVTAAANESATVSYIISWHTPNLMIGDGKVLPEKDRGQYYDNQFKNAKEVASYVAANFKELSGTTLLWRDTWYDATLPYWFLDRTFVNIGNLASTTSHRFKSGRYWAWEGVGACHGNCTHVWHYAQGTGRIFPAMERDNRERVDLGLSLQENGGIWFRGEYEKRPAIDGQAGRVLGCYREHQMSADDGFLKRNWDKIKRATQFIINQDRNKDGMEDTPLENTLDAIWDGEIAWLVGLCIAAVKAGQAMAEEMNDTAFAAVCKDYVQKGSRHMSDQLFNGEYFIHRPDPVKGRKGLGSYNTCHIDQVLGQSWAFQVGLGRVIDQQQTLSALKALWKYNFIKDMGIYAETHTDGRPYALYGESGLVMNTNPKNEPKPFGDGAAWQIGYFNECMTGFEHQVASHMMAEGMTDEALTITKAIHDRYHAFKRNPFNEIECSDHYGRALASYGTFIAACGFEYHGPKGYIRFAPKLNRENFKAPFTAAEGWGSYAQQLKGNKLDAALTVKYGKLSLRQVSVERSTAKEIGKVSVILGDSPVAVTVQTRGAFVDIRFSEKLKIQPGTPLKISIV; via the coding sequence ATGAAACAAAGAAATAAAAAGATCTCCCGCCGCGCATTTATCCGGAAAGGGGGCTTGGCCGGTGCCGGATTAACCCTGGCGGCGCAACTGCCTGTATTGGCCGGTTCTTCATCAGCCGGTAAAAAAGCACTGCCGGTACGGGCCTTATATGAAAGGGGCGCGGCAACTGTTTATCTCAAATCAAAAAACGAATTACAATATATCGGTATGCCGGTAGGCGGCATCAATGCCGGCGGTATGTACCTGAGCGGCGATGGCCGGCTTTGGCTGTGGGATGTATTCAATTTGAACCAGGAAGGGATTAACCCCGTGGATATTCCCTGGAAGACTTCCGTGCAGGGCGAACTGCGAAAAGTTCGCTCGCGGGATGGAGGTAGTTATATTGCCCCTCCGAAAGCAAAGGAGCTGCGCCCGCTGGATCAGGGTTTTGCTCTAAAGCTGGAATATGAGGGCAAAGAACAAACCCGCCAATTGAGGGAAGAAGATTGGGACGAAGTGCGTTTTGAAGCTACTTATCCGGTAGCTACCATCACGTACAGCAGTAAGGATATTCCCGTGCAGGCGGTGCTACAGGCGTATAGCCCCTTTATCCCGCTGGATACCGATCGTTCGGGCTTGCCGGTATCGGTTTTTACGATAACCATCAAAAATGCCGGGAAGCATCCCGTTAAAGCCACGCTTGCGGGCTGGTTAGAAAATAAAGCGGCCCTACACACGGCGGCGGTCAACCGGCTGGGGCGAAAAAATACCACCTTTAAAGAAGAACAAATAACAGGCGTGTACAGTACCTTGGAAAAAACGGCGTTTGGTAATCAGCAGGCAGACAAAAGCTTTGACTATGGCACGCTTTGCCTTGCCGCCCTGGACAGGGATGCTGTAGCTATCGCGGATATTGAAGCTATAGATAATGCCCGGTTGTTTACTTCAACAACAAAGGTGGATCAGGCGGTGAAGGCCGCACAGCAAACACTGACGGGGAGCGTGATAACTACGGTAACCGCAGCGGCGAATGAATCAGCCACTGTATCGTATATTATAAGCTGGCATACGCCCAACCTGATGATCGGTGACGGTAAAGTATTGCCCGAAAAAGACCGCGGGCAATATTATGACAACCAATTTAAGAACGCCAAAGAAGTGGCCAGTTATGTGGCGGCAAATTTTAAAGAGCTGTCAGGTACGACGTTGCTTTGGAGGGATACCTGGTATGATGCAACGTTGCCCTATTGGTTTTTAGACCGCACCTTCGTAAATATCGGTAACCTTGCCTCCACCACCTCGCACCGCTTTAAATCGGGGCGTTACTGGGCCTGGGAAGGCGTGGGCGCCTGTCATGGGAATTGTACGCATGTCTGGCACTATGCGCAGGGAACGGGAAGGATTTTTCCGGCCATGGAACGGGATAACCGGGAGCGGGTAGACCTGGGCCTCTCTTTACAGGAAAACGGCGGCATCTGGTTTCGCGGAGAATATGAAAAACGCCCGGCCATCGACGGGCAGGCGGGGCGGGTGCTGGGCTGCTATCGCGAGCACCAGATGAGCGCTGATGATGGCTTTTTGAAAAGGAACTGGGATAAGATAAAACGGGCTACACAATTTATTATCAACCAGGACCGGAACAAAGATGGCATGGAGGATACGCCGCTTGAAAATACGCTGGACGCCATCTGGGACGGGGAAATAGCCTGGCTGGTGGGCCTTTGCATTGCAGCGGTAAAAGCGGGGCAGGCAATGGCGGAAGAGATGAATGATACTGCTTTTGCCGCGGTTTGTAAAGATTATGTACAGAAGGGAAGCAGGCATATGAGCGACCAATTATTTAATGGAGAATATTTTATTCATCGCCCCGATCCGGTAAAAGGAAGGAAAGGATTGGGGTCTTACAATACCTGTCATATCGACCAGGTATTGGGACAAAGCTGGGCTTTCCAGGTAGGACTGGGCCGCGTTATAGATCAACAGCAAACCCTTTCGGCATTAAAAGCTTTATGGAAATATAATTTTATTAAAGACATGGGCATATATGCTGAAACCCATACGGATGGCAGACCCTATGCGTTGTATGGGGAGTCGGGATTGGTAATGAACACCAACCCGAAGAATGAACCCAAACCTTTTGGTGACGGCGCCGCCTGGCAAATAGGTTATTTTAATGAATGTATGACGGGTTTTGAGCACCAGGTAGCCAGTCATATGATGGCCGAGGGAATGACCGATGAAGCATTGACTATAACCAAAGCGATACATGATCGCTACCATGCCTTCAAGCGTAATCCTTTTAATGAGATTGAATGTAGTGATCATTACGGGCGGGCCCTGGCCAGCTATGGAACCTTTATTGCTGCCTGTGGATTTGAATACCATGGCCCCAAAGGATATATTCGTTTTGCTCCAAAACTGAACAGAGAAAATTTTAAAGCGCCTTTTACGGCAGCAGAGGGCTGGGGGAGTTACGCGCAACAATTAAAAGGGAATAAACTGGACGCTGCACTAACGGTGAAATATGGAAAGTTGTCGCTTCGTCAGGTCAGCGTTGAGCGGAGCACGGCTAAAGAAATAGGAAAAGTAAGCGTAATACTTGGTGATAGCCCGGTGGCTGTAACGGTGCAAACCCGCGGTGCTTTTGTAGATATACGGTTCTCTGAAAAGCTAAAGATTCAACCCGGCACACCATTAAAAATTTCTATTGTGTGA
- a CDS encoding YciE/YciF ferroxidase family protein, which yields MTTNKSGKSTTNHLSPEMKSSEFHRFFVDELKDIYWAEKHLIKALPRMQKASHSEDLAAAFEKHTHETEEHAATLEKVFSLLDEKAVAKKCEAMEGLVEEANEIMSDTESETATRDAGLILAAQKIEHYEIATYGTLRAFAEQMEHTEVAKLLQQTLDNEKETDTALTEIAENFVNEQAMAE from the coding sequence ATGACAACAAACAAATCAGGAAAATCTACAACAAACCATCTGTCCCCGGAAATGAAAAGCAGTGAGTTTCACCGGTTTTTCGTTGACGAGTTAAAAGATATTTACTGGGCAGAAAAACATTTGATAAAGGCGCTTCCCAGAATGCAAAAAGCCAGTCACAGCGAGGATCTGGCAGCGGCATTTGAAAAGCATACGCACGAAACAGAGGAGCATGCAGCCACGCTCGAAAAGGTCTTTTCCCTGCTGGATGAAAAAGCGGTAGCCAAAAAATGCGAAGCAATGGAAGGGCTGGTGGAAGAAGCAAATGAAATTATGTCTGATACGGAAAGCGAAACCGCTACGCGCGATGCAGGGCTTATTCTGGCGGCGCAAAAAATAGAGCACTATGAAATAGCCACCTATGGCACGCTGCGGGCTTTTGCGGAACAAATGGAACATACAGAAGTTGCGAAACTATTGCAGCAGACACTGGATAATGAAAAGGAGACGGACACTGCCCTGACGGAAATAGCGGAAAATTTTGTAAATGAACAGGCAATGGCTGAATAA
- a CDS encoding response regulator — MKSSFFEYNSASPSPTRPLKTLVIDDESDMYYLLRNILKQRGIEALFAGSIEEGLQVLEANPDTFLVFLDNRLPDGLGFQCISLLKEITAVTVVMMTAYDTSYDRKMALNNGADDFIGKPFTKETILKMIDQTLLQRTS; from the coding sequence GTGAAAAGTAGTTTTTTCGAATACAATTCTGCATCTCCGTCTCCTACTCGTCCGTTAAAAACGTTGGTCATTGACGATGAAAGTGATATGTATTATCTTTTACGTAACATACTGAAACAGCGAGGTATAGAAGCCCTGTTTGCGGGATCGATTGAGGAAGGGTTACAGGTATTGGAAGCAAACCCGGACACTTTCCTGGTTTTCCTTGATAACCGGCTGCCCGATGGGCTGGGATTTCAATGTATATCTTTGTTAAAAGAAATAACCGCCGTTACCGTTGTAATGATGACGGCTTACGACACCAGTTACGACCGGAAAATGGCGTTGAACAACGGCGCCGATGATTTTATTGGCAAGCCTTTTACAAAGGAAACCATATTAAAGATGATTGATCAAACACTTCTACAACGCACTTCCTGA
- a CDS encoding rhodanese-like domain-containing protein has protein sequence MKYLIFLLTLLCATKAPLRAQNTVNPWNEKQLVAPDILAKRITNDQAGNALIVAVGPDAVIKGSVNAGPAHEAEHLKQLKSILKNTPKNKEIIIYCGCCPFDRCPNIRPAFTTITAMGFKNVRLLNLAKNIKTDWLDKNYPTND, from the coding sequence ATGAAGTATTTAATTTTCCTGCTGACCTTGCTGTGTGCAACCAAGGCCCCGCTCCGGGCGCAAAACACCGTAAATCCTTGGAATGAAAAGCAATTAGTCGCCCCGGATATTCTTGCAAAACGCATCACCAATGACCAGGCCGGTAATGCCCTGATTGTGGCGGTTGGTCCGGATGCCGTTATAAAAGGATCGGTGAATGCAGGCCCGGCCCATGAAGCGGAACATTTAAAGCAACTAAAAAGCATACTGAAAAACACTCCGAAAAATAAGGAGATCATTATTTATTGCGGCTGCTGTCCTTTTGACCGCTGCCCCAATATTCGCCCGGCATTTACAACAATCACCGCTATGGGATTCAAAAATGTGCGGTTATTGAATCTCGCAAAAAATATTAAAACGGACTGGCTGGATAAGAACTATCCCACCAACGATTAA
- a CDS encoding ATP-binding protein has protein sequence MMLSLNKIRLGYALSSLLLLVSYVLIFYTNRRLQQEKDWVVTNYTLINKLGDIKMAMSEAESNVRGYVINRSPQFVTGFDKARSNITLLHTQVKKLIGKDAAQLVNEDQLRLMTNTSLSELSATLDLFRARPESLKASTIQPANLELSDNINALIRKMIGNEQLLMQKRMLKLNHFYSSTEAMTILSLFMALIAVLYAVITFNSQYKQKKRANKIADLYRITLEGNVKELSEKNVELNELKGVEKLASIGRVSRVMAHEVRNPLTNIALAAEQLRDVPGFAKEEEAELLINIINRNSARISQMVADLLNATKFMELDRQKENINQLLDESLLMARDRLLLRKIQVIKNYSTDLCDVMVDKERIRLAFLNIIVNAIEAMDEGGGILELTTLKQEDKCIVEVRDNGKGMDEDTLQNLFEPYFTSKSKGNGLGLTHTQNIILNHKGSIKVLSEPERGSRFIISLNLV, from the coding sequence ATGATGCTATCATTAAATAAGATCCGGTTGGGTTATGCGCTTTCCTCTTTGTTGCTATTGGTTTCTTACGTCCTCATTTTTTATACCAACCGCCGGTTGCAGCAGGAAAAGGATTGGGTGGTTACCAATTATACATTAATCAATAAACTGGGCGATATAAAAATGGCGATGAGTGAGGCCGAATCGAATGTGCGGGGTTATGTTATCAACAGATCGCCCCAGTTTGTGACCGGTTTTGATAAAGCCCGCTCCAATATTACGCTACTGCATACCCAGGTGAAAAAGCTTATTGGAAAGGATGCGGCCCAATTGGTCAATGAAGATCAGTTGCGGTTGATGACGAACACAAGTCTGTCGGAACTTTCTGCAACACTCGATTTATTCCGGGCCCGGCCGGAGTCATTAAAAGCATCCACCATTCAACCGGCCAACCTGGAACTTTCAGATAATATAAATGCGTTGATCCGGAAAATGATCGGGAATGAGCAGTTGCTGATGCAAAAACGAATGTTAAAGCTGAATCATTTTTATTCCAGCACGGAAGCCATGACGATACTATCGCTGTTTATGGCCCTGATTGCTGTATTGTACGCAGTTATTACGTTTAACAGTCAGTATAAACAAAAAAAGAGAGCTAATAAAATTGCGGATCTATATAGGATTACGCTGGAGGGTAATGTGAAGGAGTTAAGCGAAAAGAATGTGGAGCTTAACGAATTAAAAGGAGTGGAAAAATTAGCTTCGATCGGCCGGGTGTCAAGGGTGATGGCGCATGAGGTGCGTAACCCCTTAACCAACATTGCACTGGCAGCCGAACAATTGCGGGATGTTCCCGGTTTTGCAAAAGAGGAAGAGGCCGAACTGCTGATCAATATTATCAACAGGAATTCGGCCCGTATCAGCCAGATGGTGGCTGATCTTTTGAATGCAACGAAATTTATGGAGCTCGACAGGCAAAAAGAAAATATTAACCAGTTGCTGGACGAAAGTCTTTTAATGGCGAGAGACCGGTTATTGCTCCGGAAAATACAGGTTATAAAAAATTATTCAACGGATTTGTGCGATGTAATGGTTGATAAAGAACGGATTCGCCTGGCTTTTCTGAATATTATTGTAAACGCTATTGAAGCAATGGATGAAGGCGGAGGTATTCTTGAACTAACCACACTGAAGCAGGAAGACAAGTGTATCGTTGAGGTCCGGGACAATGGGAAGGGGATGGACGAGGATACGCTGCAAAATCTTTTTGAGCCTTATTTTACTTCAAAAAGTAAAGGCAACGGACTGGGGCTTACCCATACACAAAATATTATATTGAATCATAAGGGAAGCATAAAAGTACTGAGCGAGCCGGAGCGGGGCAGCCGCTTTATTATTTCGCTGAACCTTGTATAA
- a CDS encoding low affinity iron permease family protein: MKKNRVGVFERVATKITYWTGSFTAFGLAVALVLLWLITGPLFHYSNTWQLVINTGTTIITFLMVFLIQKSQNKDSKAIQLKLNELIASSQLASNRMVDIEGLSEEELEILHRFYKLLSDKTKEARNIHDSHSIDAATRLHNEKEVAEKMKGQPEI; encoded by the coding sequence ATGAAAAAAAATCGGGTTGGCGTTTTTGAAAGGGTTGCGACAAAAATTACGTACTGGACCGGGAGCTTTACTGCATTTGGATTAGCGGTGGCGCTGGTACTGTTGTGGCTGATAACCGGACCGCTTTTTCATTATTCAAATACCTGGCAGCTAGTGATCAATACCGGCACTACCATTATTACTTTTTTGATGGTATTCCTGATTCAGAAAAGCCAAAACAAAGATTCAAAGGCCATTCAGCTTAAATTAAATGAATTGATCGCTTCCAGCCAACTCGCCAGCAACCGCATGGTTGATATTGAGGGACTGAGTGAAGAAGAGCTGGAAATATTGCACAGGTTTTATAAATTATTATCAGACAAAACAAAAGAAGCCCGCAATATTCATGATTCGCATTCTATTGATGCGGCTACCCGGTTGCATAATGAAAAAGAAGTTGCTGAAAAGATGAAAGGCCAACCGGAAATTTAA
- a CDS encoding TlpA family protein disulfide reductase produces MGKLLYILLISALVANSVCAQDTLLKVGQTAPEIRLPDSRGDTVSLASLKTGLVLIDFWASWCAPCVEEQPQLKALYKKFDAAVKEGKFEIVGVSLDKEKKNWQQLVARLKINWIQISDLRFWKSPVAKDYGIEELPFNVLIDGQKKILAINIHGKELEDFIQHYLAAGIASK; encoded by the coding sequence ATGGGTAAGCTACTGTACATACTGCTGATAAGTGCTCTTGTCGCAAATTCTGTTTGCGCCCAGGACACCCTGCTTAAAGTGGGCCAGACCGCCCCGGAAATAAGGCTTCCTGACAGCAGGGGCGACACCGTTTCGCTTGCTTCATTAAAAACCGGGTTAGTACTGATCGACTTCTGGGCAAGCTGGTGCGCTCCCTGCGTGGAAGAGCAGCCGCAATTAAAAGCCCTGTATAAAAAATTTGACGCTGCTGTTAAAGAAGGAAAATTTGAAATAGTAGGCGTATCGCTCGACAAGGAAAAAAAGAATTGGCAGCAGCTAGTCGCCCGTCTTAAAATAAACTGGATACAAATAAGCGATCTCCGGTTTTGGAAAAGCCCGGTAGCAAAGGATTACGGTATTGAGGAGCTGCCTTTTAATGTACTGATCGACGGACAAAAAAAGATCCTGGCGATCAATATACACGGAAAGGAACTGGAAGATTTTATTCAGCACTATCTGGCAGCGGGCATTGCCAGCAAGTAA